A region from the Wansuia hejianensis genome encodes:
- a CDS encoding FtsX-like permease family protein gives MSKFFYFQLAWSNIKKNKKMYFPYILTCTVTVAMYYLIHSLAGNEGFGSGTVRAVLGLAVNITAIFAVIFLFYTNSFLMKRRKKEFGLYNILGMEKKHLGRVVFWETADVAAISLAAGFVLGILLDRLMFLAILRLIGEEIPVDFRISVDPVLSVLCLFGIIFLLIFLNSIRQIHLSKPIELLRGGNVGEKEPKAKWLVALLGLGCLALGYYISVTTTNPVAALSLFFVAVVLVILGTYLTFMAGSIAFLKILRKNKGYYYQARHFTSISGMIYRMKQNACGLANVCILSTMTLVMVAATLSMWMGMNGIIRERFPREICASSNRPEDGQTAELRAWMDGLLQQEEVVPENLVSYSSLSFSVLEQGGEFLSGGGSGENLLSQVNQLRNLFFVSLEDYNRINGTDETLEDGEVLFYSNGEEYPNAQFQVFGSTFRIKKQLKEFEGNNLAASDIASSYFVVVKDLQAVSGLFRASKDGQETQVYYNDYYAFDMGGEEQQASALYGKLQKAWTEAGLSGNVGCRYDSRQNFIEMYGSLFFIGVFLGALFIMATILIIYYKQISEGYEDKERFEIMQKVGMDQAETKRSIRSQILTVFFLPLIMAGIHMAFAFPSVSRVLALLNMVNVPLFLGCNVVCYLVFAVFYVAVYGVTAKMYYRIIKDK, from the coding sequence ATGAGTAAGTTTTTCTATTTCCAGCTTGCCTGGTCGAACATCAAAAAAAATAAGAAAATGTATTTCCCGTATATTCTGACCTGTACAGTGACGGTCGCCATGTACTACCTGATCCATTCGCTGGCCGGGAATGAAGGCTTCGGGTCGGGAACCGTGCGTGCGGTGCTGGGTCTGGCGGTGAATATTACAGCGATTTTTGCGGTAATCTTCCTGTTCTATACCAACAGCTTTCTCATGAAGAGGAGGAAAAAGGAGTTCGGGCTTTACAATATTCTGGGAATGGAGAAGAAACATCTGGGCAGGGTGGTGTTCTGGGAGACAGCCGATGTGGCAGCCATCAGCCTGGCGGCGGGCTTCGTTCTGGGAATCCTGCTGGACCGGCTGATGTTCCTGGCGATTCTCCGGCTGATCGGGGAGGAAATCCCTGTGGACTTCCGGATATCTGTGGACCCGGTGTTATCCGTGCTTTGCCTGTTCGGAATTATTTTTCTGCTGATCTTTTTGAATTCAATCCGCCAGATTCATCTTTCTAAGCCCATAGAACTGCTGAGGGGCGGAAATGTAGGCGAGAAGGAGCCGAAGGCAAAATGGTTAGTGGCGCTGCTGGGACTCGGCTGTCTTGCGCTGGGTTATTATATATCAGTGACGACGACGAATCCGGTGGCGGCGCTGAGCCTGTTCTTCGTGGCGGTTGTGCTGGTGATCCTGGGAACGTACCTGACCTTCATGGCCGGCAGCATCGCGTTTCTGAAGATTCTCAGGAAAAATAAGGGCTATTATTACCAGGCCAGGCATTTCACCAGCATTTCCGGTATGATTTACCGGATGAAGCAGAATGCCTGCGGGCTCGCTAACGTATGTATTCTGTCCACAATGACTCTGGTCATGGTGGCGGCCACCCTGTCCATGTGGATGGGTATGAATGGGATCATCAGGGAGCGTTTTCCGCGGGAAATCTGCGCCAGCAGCAACAGGCCTGAGGACGGCCAGACGGCAGAGCTGAGAGCCTGGATGGACGGGCTTCTGCAGCAGGAAGAGGTGGTGCCTGAGAACCTGGTTTCTTATTCCAGCCTGAGCTTCAGCGTCCTGGAGCAGGGAGGGGAATTTCTGTCCGGAGGGGGCAGCGGCGAGAATCTACTGAGTCAGGTCAACCAGCTACGGAATCTGTTTTTTGTCTCGCTGGAGGATTATAACAGGATAAATGGAACGGATGAAACCCTGGAAGACGGCGAAGTGCTGTTTTATTCCAACGGGGAGGAATATCCGAATGCGCAGTTTCAGGTGTTCGGCAGCACCTTTCGCATAAAGAAACAGCTGAAAGAGTTTGAGGGCAATAATCTGGCGGCTTCTGATATCGCCAGCAGCTATTTTGTAGTGGTAAAAGATCTGCAGGCTGTCTCAGGGTTGTTCCGGGCGTCGAAGGATGGGCAGGAAACTCAGGTTTATTATAACGATTACTATGCCTTTGACATGGGCGGGGAGGAGCAGCAGGCCAGCGCCCTTTACGGCAAGCTGCAGAAGGCCTGGACGGAAGCGGGCCTGAGCGGTAACGTGGGCTGCCGGTACGACAGCAGGCAGAATTTTATTGAAATGTATGGGAGCCTTTTTTTCATAGGCGTGTTCCTGGGCGCCCTGTTCATCATGGCGACGATCCTGATTATCTATTACAAGCAGATTTCAGAGGGATATGAGGATAAGGAACGCTTTGAGATCATGCAGAAGGTGGGCATGGACCAGGCGGAGACGAAACGGTCCATCCGTTCCCAGATCCTGACAGTGTTTTTCCTGCCGCTGATTATGGCAGGGATTCACATGGCCTTTGCATTTCCGTCAGTTTCCCGCGTCCTGGCG